The following proteins are co-located in the Echinicola sp. 20G genome:
- a CDS encoding Fic family protein — translation MRAFIHQKDNWPEFTWNSNDFLDLLSEARNLQGRLIGKMETLGFDLRNEALLDTLTLDVLKSSEIEGEFLDPDQVRSSIARRLGMEIAGAVDAERSVEGVVEMMLDATQRCFDPLTADRLFDWHAALFPTGRSGMYKITVADWRKDTTGPMQVVSGAMGKERVHFQAPDSNLVEKEMTRFLYWFNNSKMDLVMKAAIAHLWFVTIHPFEDGNGRITRALTDMLLAQADKSNQRFYSMSAQVRLERKQYYEILEKTQKGNLDITDWIVWFLNCLINALRSTDLILSKVLFKADFWLKHIDTPINDRQRKLLNRLMDGFDGKLTSSKWAKIAKCSKDSAVRDINDLIEKGILQKEAAGGRSTNYELIGMPAGSRVDDSSL, via the coding sequence ATGAGAGCTTTTATACATCAAAAAGATAATTGGCCGGAATTTACCTGGAACAGTAATGACTTCTTGGACCTGTTAAGTGAGGCAAGAAATTTACAGGGTAGACTTATTGGAAAAATGGAAACATTAGGCTTCGATTTGAGAAATGAGGCGCTACTTGATACATTGACCCTTGATGTATTAAAATCATCGGAGATAGAAGGCGAATTCCTTGACCCCGACCAAGTGCGTTCATCAATTGCTCGTAGATTGGGAATGGAAATAGCAGGAGCGGTGGATGCTGAAAGAAGTGTAGAAGGAGTAGTAGAAATGATGCTTGACGCTACCCAAAGATGCTTTGACCCATTGACAGCTGACAGGCTTTTTGACTGGCATGCTGCATTGTTTCCCACAGGAAGAAGTGGGATGTACAAAATTACCGTAGCAGATTGGAGAAAAGATACTACTGGTCCTATGCAGGTTGTATCCGGGGCAATGGGGAAAGAAAGGGTTCATTTTCAAGCGCCTGATTCCAACCTGGTTGAAAAAGAAATGACCCGATTTCTATATTGGTTCAACAACAGTAAAATGGACTTGGTAATGAAAGCAGCAATCGCCCATTTATGGTTTGTGACCATCCACCCTTTTGAAGATGGAAATGGAAGAATTACCAGAGCATTGACGGATATGCTGTTGGCGCAAGCTGACAAAAGTAACCAACGTTTTTACAGTATGTCTGCCCAAGTCCGGTTGGAAAGAAAACAGTATTATGAGATATTGGAAAAAACGCAAAAGGGGAATTTGGATATAACTGATTGGATTGTTTGGTTTTTAAACTGTTTGATCAACGCTTTAAGGTCCACGGATTTAATACTTTCAAAAGTCTTGTTCAAAGCTGATTTTTGGCTGAAGCACATAGATACTCCAATAAACGACCGACAAAGAAAATTATTGAATAGGCTAATGGATGGTTTTGACGGGAAATTAACCTCGTCCAAATGGGCAAAGATTGCAAAGTGCTCTAAAGATTCAGCAGTTAGGGATATTAACGACCTTATTGAGAAAGGGATCTTGCAAAAAGAAGCAGCAGGAGGAAGAAGCACCAATTACGAATTGATAGGAATGCCAGCTGGTAGTCGGGTGGACGACAGTTCGCTATAA